From Saccharibacillus brassicae:
TTCCGTAATTCCTTTAGTATTCAGCATGATCATGAGTGCTGCACCTCTCTCTTGGGTATTTGTCGTTTATCCGTTTACTTTGTCGTTTTTTGTTGGTGTGTTATCTTCTTGATTTATTTATCGGTGCAGGAAAATGAAAGTTTATAGCAATGTTTAAAAAGATTTCGCAAAATCTACTCGTAAAAGATTAATAGGAACATCTTCCGATACGCGCTTTTTTTCACGGACGCAAAAAAGTACCGGACAGTCCTAGAGGACGATCCGGTACCGGGAAATATCGCGCATTGCAAAGCGCTTGGACTTACTTGTCGATCTTCGGAAGCTTCTTGGCTTGTTCTTCGACTTCGCGAATCGGATCTTCGTGCGTTTTGACTTCGATCTTCTTCGACGTGAACCAGCCGATCAGGGCGATGGAGACGAGGACGACGTAGAACGTCGTTTTCCAGAGCGTGCCTTCCACGAAATCGTGCGGCACGAGTCCGATCGCTTCGTGGCCGAGGGTGTGCATGCCGAGCTTGACGCCGACCCAGCCTACGATGACGAAAGCGGCCGTTTCAAGACCCGGACGGGAGTGAAGCAGTCCGACGAACAGGTTCGCCGCGAAACGCATGATGACGAGGCCGATAAAGCCGCCGGCGAAGATAACCGCGAATTGTCCGGTATCCAGACCGCCGATCGTGCCCCAGTTGGTCGGAGGTAGTGCCACCGCGAGAGCGACAGCCGCGAGGATGGAGTCGACCGCGAACGCGAGATCCGCCAGCTCGACTTTGAGGACGACGCCCCAGAAGCTGACTTTCTTTTTGCCGACGCCTTTGCCTTCTGCGGATTCTTCCGCTTCGTCGGTCTCGGTCTTTCGGCTTCGAATCGCCTTGATGATATGATTCAACGAGATGAACAGCAGGTAAGCCGCGCCGATCGCCTGGATCCACCATACGTCCACGAGGAACGAGATGACGAACAGGGAACCGAACCGAAGCACGAACGCTCCGACGAGACCGTAGAACAAAGCTTTTTTGCGCTGTTCATCCGGCAGCGGTTTAACCATGATGGCCAGGACGAGCGCGTTATCCGCGGCAAGCAGGCCCTCAAGCGCGATGAGTACAAGCAGTACCCATCCGTATTCTAGCGCCAACGACAAATCCATGAGCTTCACTCCTTTTTTGTAGGGGATTGAGTTCCCTCTGGTTCATGGCAAGACCCCAATAAAACAAAAGAGACTTTTACCGCCAAAGGGTACGAATGTATAGACGTGCACCAATGCACGAACAAACGTAACCTGAAGCGGTAAAAGTCTCGCTAACAACGTAGGTTGCCAACAAAGCCGGGGATATGCTCCCGTATTGACGA
This genomic window contains:
- a CDS encoding TerC family protein; its protein translation is MDLSLALEYGWVLLVLIALEGLLAADNALVLAIMVKPLPDEQRKKALFYGLVGAFVLRFGSLFVISFLVDVWWIQAIGAAYLLFISLNHIIKAIRSRKTETDEAEESAEGKGVGKKKVSFWGVVLKVELADLAFAVDSILAAVALAVALPPTNWGTIGGLDTGQFAVIFAGGFIGLVIMRFAANLFVGLLHSRPGLETAAFVIVGWVGVKLGMHTLGHEAIGLVPHDFVEGTLWKTTFYVVLVSIALIGWFTSKKIEVKTHEDPIREVEEQAKKLPKIDK